In Zalophus californianus isolate mZalCal1 chromosome 16, mZalCal1.pri.v2, whole genome shotgun sequence, the sequence GGTTTACCCCCTGGTGGTTAATGATGCCTATTTGCCTCAACAGTGTTCTGGcctacagttttttgtttgttttttagagagagagcatgcatgcccGTGAgattgggtggggggaggacggggagggggagaggggcagggggagagagagagagaatcttaagcaggctccacacccagcactgagccccaagtggggctcagtctcacaaccctgagatcatgacctgagccaaaatcaagagccagacgtttaacccactgagccacccaggtgccccatgctctGGCCTATAGTTTTTCCAGGAACTGGGAGACCATGAAACAGGTGCTCCCTAAAATctagtttttgttgtttggttcCATTTGTTTTCTCTAGGGGAGACGAGCAGGCTGATTCCCAAATGCCTTCCTTTGTCTGAATGGGTATCACTGGTCTGGAAGAGTGGTCTTCAAGTTTGGCAGcatgaagaaaatattaggaCTTCTATGACTTTTTCTTTCCAGCTCATATTCTAATTTTCTATGTGTAACATTCATAGTGGACACAGTAGtggattttcaaattttttgcaTTATCAAAATGTTAAGAGACCACTGGCAAGTGATTCAGAACTAGGCCTTGGAGTCCCAATCCACTCTGGGAGTCAGGTTTTGGAAACAAAAAATTAGCCCATGATTGGAACTTACCGAGGAAATAAACAGATTCTGGGAGGGACCGTCTGAGGCAGTGAGTACTCATTCTGACGCAGCCTCTAacttgctgtgtgtccttggctGTATGGCGGCCCTCCTCGGCCGAGTTTTCCATCTGAAGACTGAAGATGCTCCTGGGGACATCATGGGCCTTGCAACTCTGCTGTCGGTCATGGGGCTTCTGTGAGTCTGATGGTGGACACCAGGCTCGCCTCGATGGCGTGCAGGGTGGGAAGAAACGGGGAAGGGGATGACAGCAGGCCAGGCCGTGGTCCCTTAGGATCTGTCTCTGGGCCATGCGCCTTGCCCTCCAGGTGCGCCAAGCTGCTGCTGGAGTCGGGAGCGACCGTGAACGTGGCGGCGCAGGATAGCGAGGTGACACCCCTGCATGTGGCGGCGGCTCGCGGCCTGGAGGAGCACGTGGCTCTCTACCTGGAGCACGGAGCCAACGTGCACCTGCGCACCAGCCAGGGCGAGACGGCCCTGAACGCGGCGTGCGCGGGGGCCGAGGGCCCGGGCAGTGGCCGGCGGCACCAGGAGGCAGCGCGCCGGCTCCTAGCGGCCGGGGCTGATGCCCGCGCTGCCGGCCGCAAGCGCCACACGCCGCTGCACAACGCCTGTGCCAACGGCTGCGGGGCCCTGGCCGAGCTGCTGCTGCGCCACGGCGCCTGCGCTGGAGTGCCCAACGCGGCGGGCCACACCCCCCTGGACTGCGCGCTGCAGGCGGTCCAGGACGCCcccagcggggagcccgaggGCCTCTTGGCAGCGCTGCTGGACTACGGGGCCCAGCCTGTGCGCCCTGAGGTGCGCGGGGAGGGCCTGCGAAAGGAGGCCCCAGTTGAGGGGGGAGCCTGAGGCTGGAATTGCCCTGCCGCCGGGGaaggtgggggtaggggatgggggcAAGAGACTAAAAGCCCGGTCCTGTAGCCAAAGGTCTGTCCTCACCTTGGGAAGGACCACTGAAGGCTATAGGGAAGCGTGTGGAAGGACAAAAGAGCTCCAAAGGAAATTGGCCAGGGCCAAGAGGTTGCAGCCCACAGAAGTTggggtaaactgaggcataggAAAAAGGAGACTCAGACCTTAGCCTCCCAACTTTGGGTGTGAGTGGGGCTTTGGCTTAGGCTGGACTTGGTTCTGCCCTTGGTTGGGAGAGCCGTGGTGACCCTAACACCCTCTTTTGATTCCTAGATGCTGAAACACTGTGCCAATTTCCCTCGGGCCCTGGAAGTCCTGCTTAATGCCTACCCTTGTGTCCCCTCGTGTGATACCTGGGTGGAGGCAGTACTCCCAGAGCTGTGGCAGGTATGTCCACCACAGGGGCACAGCTCCTTCCTGGGCTCTGGGGGACATGGAGAGAAAGGATGAGCCCCAGGCCTTATCCCTCCAGGAtgggctcccctccctcccctggggtcTCCTGCCGCCTAGCAGCTCAGAACACCCTCTAATCCCACACACCCCTCCAGCCTCTCTCACTGGTACCAGCGTGGACGTTAAACAGGTATCTCGGACTCAGCGGGCACTGTGCCAGCATCTTTAGAGTGGTGGGTGCAGACATGGCCGAGACCCTGCCCTACATTGTGGTCCCATCTCCCATGACCCCTGCAGGGCCTCTGGGTTCTGAATCGGAGTCTTTCAAGCTGCACCAGACACCCCGGTGGGTGCATATTGCAAATTCCCTGGGGCCCCCAGTGCTAGGTCATTGCCAGATGGAAGGGCAGGATCAAGGGTGCTGGGCCATCTGATCCTGTTCCACTCCTGGCTTAGGAGCACGAAGCCTTCTACATCTCGGCCCTGAGCATGGTGAACCAGCCGAGGCGGCTGCAGCACCTGGCTCGGCTGGCTGTGCGTGATCAGCTGGGTAGCCGCTGCCGACAGGCCGCCGCTCACCTCCCGCTGCCCCCGGTCCTCAGGGACTACCTACTGCTGCGTGTGGAGGGGCGGATCCAGTGAGCCCCATGCCAGGGTGCTCCCGGAGCTGTTTCTGTCCCCTCCATCAGTCGTCTCCCTACAACCCTGGAGGACCAGTCCCTGGCTCTCTTGTCCACACTCCGCGTGccctccccagcctgctcccCTCTTCACTGGCTTCTTGAGCTACTCGCTGACCTCCTGCCCAACCCAAGCTCCAGCTTCCAATGGGAAGGTCTGCAGACTCAGCCTTCACCCACCTCCGTCTCCTTTGCTTAAGTGGATGGCCCCTCCAGCCCAAGCCACGTGGGGGTGATCCTTGTTGCTCCTCCGTCCCCTGCCACCTATGTACCTGTTTGGCCTCCTAAGGAGTGACCGACTCCGTCTATACCTGCACTGCCTCTGCCCAAACTGCCTTTGTTGCTTGAAGGGAGGACCTCCCTGCTTGGTCTTGAAACACACGCCCCACAAGGATGCCAGAGCCCGTTCGAGAATCACAACTCTGATCATGCCCTTCGGGGGCTCCTTACCACCTTCAGGCTAAAATCTGAATTCAGTAAGTAGACAGATCTTCTACCCCTGCCTCCGCCAAGCTCTCTGGTCTTCtgattcccccttccccctctgaGGTTCCTGTAATCCAGCCTCATCAAACTGGGCAGACTTGCGGCTTGCTGGATATGACCTGCTCCACTTTGCTTCTAGGTGTTCTGcatgtgctgttccctctgcctggtccACCCACCAGTGATGCATGATGTCTTAAACAATGGGTCACTACACTTGTGGTCTCTAAGGGTCTGTGACAGGAGGACAAGCCACTAGctgtcccccctctctctcacttcctcctcTGGTCCCAGAGTCAAAAGTACCATCCTTCATCTTTAAGAACCTTTTACGCCAAGCCACTTTTTGTGAATGCAAATAAATGATGTGTGCCCAGAACCCAAGCGTGTATGTGTCAGGTTGGCATGTGGCTGAGATACCCCTCACTCCATGTTTATCGCCCCTCCACAGAGCAACTGTTAACTCTTGTGATAGGAAAAAGGGTATAAGAACAACAGAAGGCCCTTGCCAGACCCCAAGCTTGTAGTACCCACTGCAGGAGGGTCCTTTTGCTGAGGGACCCTGGGCTGTCGACTGCCATTACCATTTGGAGTCACACAGTAGTGACGGGTCAGAAGTCCCAGGGTCGGCCTCCTGCAGCTGTTGCCAGCCTCCTCGCCGCTGTGGAGAGTTGTATCTGCGGAGATTCCCTTTCACCAACACGAAGACAATTTTGTACCTTGTTATGCAGAGCAGCAACCTCTCCTTTCTGGAAGACATGTTGGCTTTCATTTCATAGAGCCAAAAGgcgggagggaagagaaggagatcCGCTGTACTCCTGGGCCCAAGCTGACAGCCTCACTCTCAGGGGAGGATGCTGAGCTGTCCACCCCTTTACAGGAGGCAAACCCCAGCGAGCTCAGCTTTTTCTGTTGCATTTACACCTAtgacaaaaaaacccacttaggaaaaaaacccccaaagatACATGagattatatgtattattttgggGTAGGAGATTTTCCAGGGtgaaagcataaaagaaaaaatgaatagatcTGGATacagaaacaatttaaatttgGTTATAAAAGCACCAAATCATAAACACAAGTGACAGACAAAGTATTGGGGGATTTCATTtccggacacctgggtggctcattggttaagcgactgccttcggctcgggttgtgatccaggagtcccgggatcaagccccgcatcgggctccctgtgctcagcggggagtctgcttctccctctgaccctctcccctctcatgctttctctctcactctctcaaataaagaaataaaatcttttaaaaaaataaaatttcatttccttcatctgTTTTATTCGCCACTGGTGACTTGGTGCTTTGCAGAGAGTGGACACTCAAATATCTGTGGAATCAACGAATCAACCTCaccagccatcagggaaatgcaaatcaaagcaatCATCAGGTACTGTTCCCCCACCAGATACAGGGAAATTGTAAAGATCAATAATAGGCATTACCCATGAAGATCTGAAGATGTAAATAAATTCTTGCTCATCCTATTGATGGGAAAGGAAATTGCTTTTTTGGTAGGCAATTTGGCAGCACCCTTAAACACTGCTCCCCCGTTACATAAAATGCtggtacacatggaacattcaccccAGCACTGCGTGCAACGACGCAACATGTGGGAGGCGGTGGACAAATCCTTACTCTGGAATACAATGCAGCCCTTACAAAGGGTAGTCCCTGCAACGGGAAGGAACTGGGGAGGCATGCCAAGTGAGCGTTGTAGGCATGGCCTTGGACAGATTGCCAAGACTGTTGTTGAAGAGAAGAAACAGGTTGGAATACAGTATGTACAGCCAATAAGGCCAAATCCCATGATTGTAGATGAAGAGaaaaaggcccagaggcaggtgcCCAAGAATTGTGCTCCGGCGAGGGGAGAACGACTGTGTCAGGGGGGCGTTTTGTGGtctgtatttgaaattttaaaaaaatttcaacccTACTGTGTTgggttgttttaagtttttatttctccatatttaaatttttttacaaagaGATACCCATGGATtcttgtgaaattatttttttttttttgaagatgggAAGTAAATTTAATCACCACCCTCAGACAGCAGGAGTTTCTAAGTGGCGGCCCTCCCCCGCCCTGGGAGTGGACGGGgtaagcatttttcttttaaagattttatttatttattcatgagagagagggagaagcaggctcccaaggagcagggagctcaatgtgggacccgatcccaggatcccgggatcatgacctgagccgaaggcagacgctcaaccatctgagccacccaggtgccctgggtaagcatttttttaagggaagaaaacacaaaaggccCAACAATTTAATTTACAAAGTGGTGGATGAaacaagaaaaactgaaaacctCACTAGTGATCCAGTGAATGAAATCAAAGGAACAGACACGCTTTTGTCTATTAGATTGGCAAACATGGCATGAATGACAGAGAGTGGTTAGGGAAGGAGCAGTTTTAGTACAACAGATTTACTATACACACATTGGGTTAAGACAGCATTCCAGGATTCACAAATACATTCACCATTCGAGAGGCATCTTAATTGcacataaaagtataaaaacatcgAAGTTCCATAGCGTAAGAAAAGCAAACATCTGAAGAACTCTATCATGAAAAATGCCCAAGGAGTTCAGATCCATTCAAATACActgttatggggcacctgggtggctcagtcggtcaagggTCTGGTtaggctttggctcaggtcgtgatcttccatcgtgagatcgagctccacgctgggctccgcactcagcggggagtcggcttgggattctctctctccctcttcctctgcccctccccacccccttaaataaataaataaatctttaaaaacaaagcaaaacaaacaccaCAATGCAGTTTGCTAAGTGTTCTAGCAGAAGTCAGTCCATGCAGCTTGGGAAACACAAGACTGTAGGTACCGAACCCCAGACAGATGGATTAGGTACCCGGAGCAGTGAAAAAGCCAGATTTGCCGGCTCCTGGACAGGGCAGGCCTGGCCATGGGCTCCACGTCCTGGGCTTCAGAGGTCACTGCTCAGTCATTTATTCCCTTCTCAGATTTCACTTCCcccccttttcctctgctcttttCTCCTTATAACATCttatgaacatctttttttttaaagatttatttatttatttgagagagggagaatgagagagaaagagagtacatgagaggggggaggattagagggagaagcaggttccccgctgagcagggagcccgatgcaggactcgatcccgggactccaggatcatgacctgagccgaaggcagtcacccaaccgactgagccacccaggcgcccctacatcttATGAACATCTTTAGGACCTCCCTCCATTTATTCCCTGTTCTCTCTCGCCTCCAGCctgttttttggaagagaaaCAGTAGTAGGTCCCAACTCATGCTGCCGTGGGAATAGGAATAGGCACACCCTTCTGGAGGATGGTGTGTCAAAACCTGAACAATGTGAACACCCTtggatccagcaatcccattttcAGGAATTTATCCTAGGGAAAACATCATGGATGTGTACAAAAATCTGTCATCAGAGATGCACAAAGATGTTTATGCaaacactatttaaaaagaaagtactgAAAACAATCTCAATGTCCATCCAAATGAGATAATTAGCTGAAAAATTATGGTGCACCACCAAAGATGATACTGTTGAGCAGCTATTTAAAGCTATGCTatgatgttataaaaatattcagtgacaCAGGAAAAGCTTCATGGTATATAGTTGAGTGAAGAAAGGAGGGGGCCAAATATTGACAATAAGATCATATATaaacagagagagggaatgagagagcgAACTCAAGCGCAAGCACTAGATGACTTTAGCTACAGCACTAACGGCATAATTTGGACAATTATTTATCCTCTGTGAGCTTCAGTTTCCAaacctataaaatgggtattTTAAGAGCTACTTGACAGGGCTCCATAAGATAATGTATATGaggcacttagcacagtacctggcacataataaacttTCAAAAGCTTTAACAGTGGTTTAGCTCATTGGTTTATTCATTCcctcaagtatttattgagagccCTTGAACTTGCTACTCTCTCTGGAACTTTGCTTGGTAAACCTCTATTCATTCTTCAGAATTCTGTTTAACTGTACTGTGATGCCCTACCCCTcctgcatttttcaaaataaaaacactaaattttaGACCCCCAAAATACACGTatgcagaaattaaaacaatacctttcatttcacaaatatacaGTTGatcaaaagaagccagacaaaagaaTTGGAAGCAGGGACTCAGATACTCGCACATCAGCGTTCACAGCAGTACTATTCAGAATAGCCACGagatggaaacaacacaaatgtccattaatagatgagtggatgaagaaaatgtgctataaacatacaatggaatattattcagcctaaaaaaaggaataaaattttgatagggtcaacaacatggatgatccttgaaaacatcattaagtggggcgcctgggtggctcagtcattaaacgtctgccttcggctcaggtcatgatcccggggtcctggatcgagccccgcatcgggctccctcctcggggggaaagcctgcttctccctctcccactccccctgcttgtgttcctgctctcgctgtgtctctctctgtcaaataaataaataaaatcttaaaaaaaaaaagaaaacatcattaagtgaaataagccagatacaaagaAGGCaattattgtatgattccacttatatgagatacctGGAATCGGAAAAttcatagaaagtagaatggaggTGGGAACAAGGCATGGGTATAGGAAATGGATAGCCGTGATGGGTGCACAAAAttactaatgtattttttttttaaatatttatttgagagagagaaagagagcacacgagcagaggggaggggcagaagcagagggagaaggagaagcagactccccgctgagcagggagcccaatgtgaggcttgatcccaggaccttgagatcatgatccgagttgaaggcagatgccactgagccactcaggtgcccatgaatgtacttaatgccactgaattagccacttaaaatggttaaaacagtaaatttatgTGTATTTCACAATAAGACttggaaaaaagaagaataagaagcCAGACGGCTTGATTCCGTTTATACAAAgtacaaaaacagagaaaactgggcgcctgggtggctcggtcgttgggcgtctgccttcggctcgggtcgtggtcccagggtcctggggtcgagcctcgcatcgggctccctgctccttgggaggcctgcttctccctctcccacaacccctgcttgtgttccctctctcactgtgtctctctctgtcaaataaataaataaaatctttaaaaacaaacaaacaaaaacagaaaactaatctatggtaaCAGAAGTCATAATAGCGTCTACTCTTTGTAAGTTAGTGGCTGGAAGAGAACATGAAGGGGGACTTTGGGgccattttctatttctttatctgagGGCTGGTTCCATTGATATGTTCGGTTGGTGAAAACAACTGAACCCTTCACTTGTGTTTGCCTCGTCTGCCTTTTTTGTTTCAATCAAAAGTTcaccagaaaacaacaaaaatcctaacatatcttttgaaaaaaatatttttttaaagatttatttatttattttagagagagagagcgcagcgggtagaggcagagggagagggagagtaccaagcagactccccgctaagcgtggagcccctgggtggggaggctcgatcccactaaccctaaccctgagatcaccacgtgagctgaaatcaagagcccgatgcttaacggactgagccacacaggggcggacccccccccaaaatcttttaagtaatctctaggacgagcgtggggctcgaactcaccacccggACTGGGCCAGCTAGGCCCCCTGAAAGAATTTTAGTTGCAAAAATCCGGCTAAGTTTTTGAGAGCTgaactttttttcctgttttcttctgggCTCCTCTTCTTGTGCCTTAAGCCTGCACTGAATCCGTGCCTTCTTTGAAAGGCTTTCTGGCCTACCAAGGTCCCACACTACCTGGGGCCGCATTCTCGGGAGCACCCGGACGGTAACTAAATTGCCTCCTGTCTCCTGACTAGCCCTGAGTTGAACTTTTGGAGGTCACAGAGACCAGTGCCTACTGATTCCGCTCAATGCACGTTACAGAGCAGTAATAAATCCAATcagccctggaggctgggagcGAGGCCGGAAGAACAAGCAGATAACGAGGGAAGCGCCGCTCTCATACTGCCCAGCTTGCCCCGCACGCCGGTCTTCCAGAGGCGAAGCCACGCCTTCCTTCTCCCAagcacctcccccaaccccatacaGTCCCGCCCCTCACCCATGGGCTGCTTAGGCCCCGCCCAGTGAGCGTGGCCCCGCCCGCGGAGGGCGACAATCCCGCCAACAATAACTCCGCCTCTCCTTCCGCGGAGAAACCTGTCCCTTTTTAAAGAATACGTTTACGTCAGCCCGCCTTACGTAGACTAACGTCATCAGTGCAGAGCGCGGAGGCGGGACTTCCTATCTCTGATTCAACCAGCTTCCGGGAGAAGCCGGAAGAGACGGGACCCTGCACAGAATCGGGGATAGCcagcccctcccccggcccctaCGGAAAGGTGAGTCCATGGGCCGTCCTGGCGAAGTCAAAATACTTAGTCTGGCCGTTTCAGGTGAGGACCTCCTTCCCTATCCAGGCACAGTACCGGGCCAATCCCCCTTAATTTCCCATGACTCCCCGCGTACGCAAGCCCCGCCCCCACGTCCCCAGCCCCGCCCCGAAGTTTGAGGGGTGTGGATGGTTTGTGACCCCCTCACCGGACTCTACCCCTGTGGGCTGGGAGAACTGAGCTTGGCCGCCAGGGACCAGGTAGCCTTTCGTCTCGGGTGGGTCCACCGACTCCTCTCCAGCGCCGCGGGAATAGGGCCGCCCCACGCGGAGCCTTCGCCTCAGAAAGGGCAGGGTCGGGACCCCTCCTCACCGCGCGTCAGGGTCGCCCACAGACTGAGGAGACGCCAAAGGCCTCTGGGGCGGGAGACCAGGGGTCCTGCCCGGCCCCTGCCCACGAAAGTGCCCTGTGTCTGTGC encodes:
- the ASB16 gene encoding ankyrin repeat and SOCS box protein 16 isoform X1, translated to MAEETFPFTSSTRRALRLQREWLEWEDRRRAAAQQCRSQRCPPSARARLTRPRRCCRDPAVHNALFSGDLRQVQALFQEEDAANMIVETVSNQLAWSAEQGFWVLTPKTKQTAPLTIAAARGYIDCARHLIRQGAELDARVGGRAALHEACARAQSDCVQLLLTFGAKANVLSEEGTTPLHLCTAPESLQCAKLLLESGATVNVAAQDSEVTPLHVAAARGLEEHVALYLEHGANVHLRTSQGETALNAACAGAEGPGSGRRHQEAARRLLAAGADARAAGRKRHTPLHNACANGCGALAELLLRHGACAGVPNAAGHTPLDCALQAVQDAPSGEPEGLLAALLDYGAQPVRPEMLKHCANFPRALEVLLNAYPCVPSCDTWVEAVLPELWQEHEAFYISALSMVNQPRRLQHLARLAVRDQLGSRCRQAAAHLPLPPVLRDYLLLRVEGRIQ
- the ASB16 gene encoding ankyrin repeat and SOCS box protein 16 isoform X3, translating into MIVETVSNQLAWSAEQGFWVLTPKTKQTAPLTIAAARGYIDCARHLIRQGAELDARVGGRAALHEACARAQSDCVQLLLTFGAKANVLSEEGTTPLHLCTAPESLQCAKLLLESGATVNVAAQDSEVTPLHVAAARGLEEHVALYLEHGANVHLRTSQGETALNAACAGAEGPGSGRRHQEAARRLLAAGADARAAGRKRHTPLHNACANGCGALAELLLRHGACAGVPNAAGHTPLDCALQAVQDAPSGEPEGLLAALLDYGAQPVRPEMLKHCANFPRALEVLLNAYPCVPSCDTWVEAVLPELWQEHEAFYISALSMVNQPRRLQHLARLAVRDQLGSRCRQAAAHLPLPPVLRDYLLLRVEGRIQ
- the ASB16 gene encoding ankyrin repeat and SOCS box protein 16 isoform X2, producing MAEETFPFTSSTRRALRLQREWLEWEDRRRAAAQQCRSQRCPPSARARLTRPRRCCRDPAVHNALFSGDLRQVQALFQEEDAANMIVETVSNQLAWSAEQGFWVLTPKTKQTAPLTIAAARGYIDCARHLIRQGAELDARVGGRAALHEACARAQSDCVQLLLTFGAKANVLSEEGTTPLHLCTAPESLQCAKLLLESGATVNVAAQDSEVTPLHVAAARGLEEHVALYLEHGANVHLRTSQGETALNAACAGAEGPGSGRRHQEAARRLLAAGADARAAGRKRHTPLHNACANGCGALAELLLRHGACAGVPNAAGHTPLDCALQAVQDAPSGEPEGLLAALLDYGAQPVRPEMLKHCANFPRALEVLLNAYPCVPSCDTWVEAVLPELWQGGPPCLVLKHTPHKDARARSRITTLIMPFGGSLPPSG